The Corythoichthys intestinalis isolate RoL2023-P3 chromosome 1, ASM3026506v1, whole genome shotgun sequence genome has a segment encoding these proteins:
- the irf8 gene encoding interferon regulatory factor 8, protein MSNSGGRRLKQWLIEQIQSGQYAGLLWEDGSRIMFRIPWKHAGKQDYNQEIDASIFKAWAVFKGKFKEGDKAEPATWKTRLRCALNKSPDFEEVTERSQLDISEPYKVYRIVPEDEQKHGRSSMLSVATISSSGNMDLDCSPTDIEGLIKEEEGCRIQTSPEYWPQTSANAFSLHHDPLPSGTYSSAFSQMMIFFYYGGKLMNNTLVTHPEGCRISPAQQHLGRGTPYSSDSMQSVYFPPAELIEFERQRHVTQKLLGHLERGLLLRANQEGIFIKRLCQSRVFWSGLADVGSHYSPVPCKLERDSVVKIFDTGKFLHALQLHQEGQLPAPDPTVTLCFGEELHDLSTAKNKLIIVQITVVKCQQLLEAVNLRRSQPCCSNMEMCDDVSAEQMANIYRDLCSYSGPQRSACYRENMPITA, encoded by the exons ATGTCAAACTCAGGAGGTCGCAGACTGAAGCAGTGGCTGATTGAGCAGATCCAGAGTGGACAGTATGCTGGGCTCCTGTGGGAGGATGGAAGCCGAATTATGTTTCGAATTCCATGGAAACACGCAGGGAAACAGGATTACAATCAAGAAATAGATGCATCCATTTTCAAG GCATGGGCCGTGTTTAAAGGCAAATTCAAGGAGGGCGATAAGGCCGAACCCGCAACTTGGAAGACCAGGCTGCGTTGTGCGCTTAATAAAAGTCCAGATTTCGAGGAGGTGACAGAACGCTCTCAGTTGGACATCTCGGAGCCTTATAAAGTCTACCGAATCGTACCTGAGGATGAGCAGAAAC ATGGAAGAAGCTCCATGCTGTCGGTGGCAACCATCAGCAGCTCTGGTAACATGGACTTGGACTGCAGTCCTACAGACATAGAAGGACTAATTAAAGAG GAAGAAGGCTGTCGGATCCAGACAAGTCCCGAGTATTGGCCACAGACAAGTGCCAACG CCTTCTCACTGCATCACGATCCGTTACCGTCTGGCACTTACAGCTCAG CCTTCTCCCAAATGATGATCTTCTTCTATTACGGAGGCAAATTGATGAACAACACATTGGTCACACATCCCGAAGGCTGTCGCATCTCCCCGGCCCAGCAGCACCTAGGGCGCGGTACACCCTACAGCTCGGACAGCATGCAGAGCGTTTATTTCCCTCCTGCCGAACTCATCGAGTTTGAACGGCAGCGCCACGTCACCCAAAAGCTTTTGGGCCACTTGGAGCGAGGGCTTCTCCTGAGGGCCAATCAGGAGGGCATTTTCATCAAGAGGCTATGTCAGAGCAGAGTTTTCTGGAGTGGTCTGGCTGATGTGGGCTCACATTATAGCCCAGTGCCTTGTAAACTGGAAAGGGATTCTGTGGTGAAGATTTTTGACACTGGGAAATTTCTTCATG CACTGCAACTGCACCAGGAAGGTCAGCTTCCAGCTCCTGATCCCACGGTGACGTTGTGTTTTGGAGAGGAGCTTCATGATCTCAGCACTGCCAAAAACAAGCTGATAATCGTCCAG ATCACGGTGGTGAAGTGTCAGCAGCTGCTGGAAGCGGTGAATTTGCGGCGCTCGCAGCCGTGCTGCTCCAACATGGAGATGTGCGATGACGTCTCAGCAGAGCAGATGGCCAACATCTACCGGGACCTGTGCAGCTACAGTGGTCCCCAGAGGTCTGCCTGCTACAGAGAAAACATGCCCATTACCGCCTGA